The Panicum hallii strain FIL2 chromosome 5, PHallii_v3.1, whole genome shotgun sequence genome contains the following window.
AAAGTGGATCGCAGATAATTGCTAAGTTAATTTCCATAATTTTAGAATTGATGAAAAACAACATTAATAGATATTATTTTTTTAGagtagaaaattatgaaaaatgtCACCATTTGATTTTTTAAATTTTAACTACAACTTGGCTATAGGAAACTGTCTCGTGCTATAGGCTAATTACTGCTAAAAAAGTATTTGCTAGTACAAGACATTAGATGATGATGTACAACAGCGAAGAAACAAATTCTTCCCCCGGCCCATTCCTTCGACCCCACGGCGGACTTCGTGTCAACTCCATGCAGGCATACTGTGGATGGGATGCGACCCTGACTCGTATGCGGTCCCGCAACAAAGTTGCAAAGCAGCGGTCACCACAGATAGTAGCATTCGAAGTTTGCGCGCGGTTTCTGGAGCTTTCAGGCCAGTGCACTACAGTATCTCTCACTCATTTTCTTGCCTTTTTCTGCATACCCAACTGAGAATTGGCCTCTGCTTGCTACCTTCGCCGGCCACTGTCAAAGTGTCCATGTCGGATGTCGCCGCGGCGTCGCATCGCACGAATGTCGTATACTCGtatgcttcttcttcttctccgccgcccgcgcgcgttTTTTTTAGCACGTTCTTCCTTGTACGTGGTAACAATCAATTGATAGCTGGCTTGAGAAGGAAGTCTGTGACTTCTCCGTGGTCGCTGGCCAATCTACCCGGCGCCAGAAAGAGCCTCCCCCTCCGGCGCAAGTCAAGCACGAGACGAAACGCTCCCCGGCTTGCGCGCACCTGCCAAGAAACAGCCCCCCGTCCGACGTCGCTGTCGGTGCGGCACTACAAGTAGGCGCGCGCATCCCTCACCCTCGCTGCACTGCAACCCGGGCGAAAGACCAAGACGAACCCAGCAGCTTTACTTGGCTCCAAGCTAGATAGAGATTGCGAGAGATCAGAAAACAACAGGCCGAAACTAGCCAACATGGCGAACCTGTTCCTGAAGCAGGCGAAGCAGTACGTGGCGACGCGGCCGTCCTACCCGCCGGAGCTCTTCGACTTCATCGCTTGCAAGACGCCCCGCCGCGACCTCGCCTGGGACGTCGGCACCGGCAACGGCCAGGCTGCAGCATCGGTCAGTCAGCAGCTGCCTCCGATCTCTCTCCGATCCATTCAGTTTATGATTATTGGCTGGAGTACTTCtcgtttttcttttcttttttaaaagACCAATTGACTACTTCTTGTTAAAGCTGGTCAAAAGGGAAAACGAGTAAGATACTGATTGAGCGGTGGACTTTGCTTGGCACGTGCCAAAAGCTCATTTTCTTTTGTTTGACCACTGACCTGCTCGATCTCACCGTGCACGCGCAGCTGGCGAAGCTGTACAAGGCCGTGGTGGGCACGGACACGAGCGCGCAGCAGCTCGCCtacgcgccgcccctccccaaCGTGCGCTACGTGCACACCCCGGCTGACCTGCCGCTCGCCGGGATCCACGACGCCGTCGCGGCGCCGTGCTCCGTTGACCTCATCACCGTCGCGCAGGCCTTCCACTGGCTCGACCTCCCGAACTTCTACGCGCAGGCCCGCTCCGTGCTGCGCCCCGGGCGCGGGGTGCTCGCCGCCTGGTGTTACACCGAGCCGCGCGTCGGCGCCGCCGTCGACGCCGTGTTCTGGCGCCTCTACCACGGCTCGGAGCCGCACTGGGCGCCCAACCGCCGGATGGTCGACGACGAGTACCGCGGCGCCGACTTCCCCTTCGAccccgtcgacggcgaggcgcACACGGGCCCCTTCGAGTTCTCCACGGAGCGCCGGATGGACCTGGAGGACTACCTCATGTACATCACGTCATGGTCGGCGTACCAGACGGCCAAGGACAGGGGCGTCGAGTTGCTCGACGAGGCGACGGTGCACGAGCTCGAGGCGGCGTGGGGCGGAGACGCGAAGGAGGTGAAGACGGTGACGTACCCAATCTTCCTCAGAATCGGCAAGGTGAGGGCCCAAGAATGAGATGCACGAAAGAACAAATTGACGATGGATACAATATCGGAGGAGGCGAGACTGCTAGGAATTTGTGCTGATAACCTTTCTATAGAAAGGTTTCTTTTTTATTGACTGTTGTACAACTTTTTGGTTCAGAATGTATTTGAAATAATTGTAATGCAGTTTTTTTAATTCAATTTATTATTCGGTGTATTAAAGATTATTTGTCAGAGTGTATTTTTCACCAATGTACTGTGACCACAGAGTatccaaactaactagttagtGTAAATTTGAGGCTGGCTATATTTTTTAAAGGCTTCCATATTTATTTTAATTCTAGCAATAGCTCTTAATTCTAAGTGGGCTTACTAGAGACCTTCTAAGAATGGAGGGTGGAGGAGGGGACTTAGAGGCATCCTCAAAACAGAGGGTTTAATGGAGAGTGTATTGGAGTGTATCTTTTTTAACACTCTAAATATGAGATAGAAGGCTAGAGGGTCTGCTGAAGTTGCTCTTAGCCTGCTTGATTGGAATTTTCACCGGTTCCACTGTCCGTTTGAGGCAAACTGTCAAGAAAAACAAGAGCGAACATGAGTTTTTCATTTTCTGCTGGTGCAGTCTGAGTAAATTAATTGGTCTTTGGATGGATCTGGCCACATTAGTTACTCAGTTGGCGGCTATAATTCTTTTACTTGAGAAATCTGTCCAATTTCCTGATTTCCAGTCTGCTAGCAGCTGCATCTATTTTTATTTCTTGACTTGCGGCGACGAGAGATGCTCCCTGAATGGAATTAGACTAACAGAGACGCACTGACCATCTTCACCTATAAGTCAAAAGTCTATTTTATCTTCTATACGAGTAGAGTGCACGTATCCAGGCACCTATTTTCAAGAAATCTAGTAAACAAGAATTCTATATTCATAGAAAATTTAGTAAATAAAAGTTTATTTCATGATATAGCAAAGATGTAGTACACTGTCACCTCCAATTTTACGGTCACCGTCAGTCTATGGATGAAAATGATGGTCGCAGGTAAATATATAGGATGGAAATGTATTTACAATTGATTGAAGCTTGATAAAGCATGTTTCCCCAAGTAGCTACGACTTTTCCCATCAGATTGTGGGCACAAAAATATCTGAATGGAAGAAAAAAAACATTCATTAAAAGAACTCGTGGATTTCATAAGTAAACATCTCCGAGGTATCAAGGTGGGACCAACGCAATCTGCACCCTCTAATTGTCTCTCAACTCAAAGCATATAGCCGACTCATCAACTTTCCTATTCATCTACTTTCTGCTCGTTCTCCTAAAGCTTGGCAGcgctttcttttttttaaaggaAACTGGAGGAGTTTTACCCCATactgattatatatatatatatatatatatgttgtcTATTTGATACCCAGCGAGATAAATAATAATCAGCACCACGGCGGCGCCGCCCCTTGCTCCGGTGAGCTAGAAAAAACTGCAAAGGCCTAAAAATAACGTAACCACCACAATCAATGCTCATAAATTTCACAACTTGTGACAGAACACACACCACAGATATAGTGAAAACTCCCATCTAAATGCGTAATTAGATGCAGAACCTTTTACAGTCCACGTTGCCCAATTGCTCATTTTGAATGGGGACAGTTTGAAACTTGGGATTTGGACCATAAATATCTCCCGCTGCAAAGGCAACCACAGCCTTTTCTCCCCTgattccctctctccctcattAATTGCCATCCCCTCTCTCGCTCACCACCGAAGGGCTCCGGTAAACTTGCCAGAGAGGCTCATTCCAGAGGCTCCGACGAACCTGCTGACTCACGACGCCGGATCCCCCACGCCCCCTGCCTCACTCGATGCTTCATCAAGCTGTCATTTGGGATGCTGCCACCGTCATCATCAGCTAGGCATAGCCACGATTCAGGTGTACTCCACCCGGTGGGGCTTGTCCACAACCGCCGCCACCTAGTCGGAGCCATTGGCCGTCCGCTCAACCTTGGCAGAAGCCAGGTGGCGCAATCGATGATTACGCGGCCGCACATTTATACCAGGTGAGTTCAACTACACCTACGTGCCTGTTCAACCCATAGCGGTCCTCTTCAGTTCTTAAGATGTAATCAACCGTTAATTAGAACAATCGTACAGTGCGCCCACGCAGAAACCACCCGATACATCTGGTCCATGGTAGAAACAACGTGTCCTTGTTTGCACACGTATACAGGATCCTTGCAGGGATGAAGATATGCAGGTTAGGTTCCCCCTTCTGCGCACGTTTAGGAATCTACTGTTAGATAACCTGCAAACCAGAAGGATTTAGGGGCAGGTGCATCCACGGGTGATTATTTCTTTCAATATTACCCCTCTTAATTTTAAACAATTTTGATAATTACTTCTATGAATATTACTCCTCTTAATTTTAAAACAATTTATgtagtatttttataatttagaGTAATATCTTTTTCCATATTCAGAAAGTATAATTTCACAATTAGAGTAGTATGTACTTCTGTTAGATAAGCTGCAAGCAAGAAGAATTCAGGGGCAGTTGCACGCATGGGGTTATTACTTCTTTGAATATTACTCCTCTCAATTTTAAAGAATTTTATGTAGTATTTTTTCATGTTTAGAGTAGTATTTTTGTTCATATTTCGAGCAATAATTTCACAATTTAGAGTAGTATGTGCTTCTGTTAGACAAGCCGCAGCTAGAAGGATTCAGGGGCAGATGCATGCACAGGGTGATTACTTCTTTGAATATTACTCCTCTTAATTGTAAACAAGTTTGATAATTAGTTTTTGAATCTTACTCCTCCTAGTTTTAAACGATTTACGTAGTATTTTTTCATAATTTCATAGTAGTATTTCTGTTTGTATTCAGGTAGTCATTTCACAATTTAGAGTAGTATATGCTTCACGAGTTAGAGTAGTATCTTTTACGATCTTCATATTCGATAATTTAAATAGTACAATAAATATTTATTGGTAATGCAGGCGGTTAGGAGAGGCATAGGGCTATCGCAGAGGCGCTCCTGAGAGCAATGCTAAATCGGAACATGTCGGACAATGAGCTTGTGCGACAGCATGACCATATGGTGGAGAATGTTGTGGCATTGCCTCTATGATTTTTGTATGATGGGTGATCAGCCTCATGTCACATGTTATTTTGAATGTTTTTAAACATAAACACGTCACATGTGTTTTTTAATATAAACATGAGTCTGATTCTTAGATTTTTTCTAATTTATTTGTTGGGGTTGTATTTCTGCAAGGGTTGTAGGTTTCCTCATGTCGTTAGAGCTACAGCATCAACTGGCAAATTCATGCATGTATCGTTGTTGTAAATGCAAATAGAAGTTTTTGTTACTTTTGTAATCATGCCTGTGTTTCTGCAAAAGTAATATGGATCCTCTCATGTGAGTGCTTTTAATGGCAAAACCTAATGCAGCAATAGAAATTTACTAACACACCAATCTAAGAACATCACAGATGCCGTAAATCAGGGCAGGTGACATACGTGCGGGGAGGAGGCGCGATTGATTTTACGGCCATCGGAGTAACATTGCTATACAATTTGACACCACATTTTTGCCCAAAAATACTAGGGGTGAATCTCCATAACCTTGATGTCTAGGGATTGAGAAAATTCACCGCTCTCCCGTCAATAAAATGCTCAACTGAGCACTAACCCGAGTCAGGCATGGAATATGGGAATTAGTTTTTACTCCCGCGCTACCTCAACGGTGTAAATTTTAGTTGGTTTGAGGTCCGGTGAATGCGCCACCTCACGCGCTGAAATTTGATTGAGGGGTACCGTCGGCGTACAGGGAATGGGAGTTCACTGCACAGACGATTCATGGAGACGTTTGACCGCCACGATGCACTCGAAGGAAGTGGCCTGCGAGATGGGCCCACCTAACCCCATGTCCCGGGGTGCTGCTCGGCACCCCGGGAGGCCATAGTTTCCTTCACTCCGAAGGAAAAGCTATGGCAGGAGCATGTATATTAAATAACCCCAGACTGATGGTTGACGGGATGATGCATCGTAGCATGGTAGGCTGGTAGAACCGTCCAACTCTCACAATAAAGATGGAAGGGTACGCAAGTCTACCATCCGCTACCTTATCCTAACATGCATGCACGCATGTCCCAAGACAAAGACCACCAGCCAACATGGAGCAGGCACGCGCATTAAAAAAGctatctccctctctcttttgccCACTTGATGCACGGACTCCAAGATAAGAGGGGGCTCCTACCACACACAAGCACGCGTGAAGGGCTATGCATGCGCTGCATGCAAGCATGTGGCGGATACATGCACCACGCATTAAAGACACGTCACCTAAGGTAGGACTCCTCACCTACTTTTTTTATATAGCCCGATGCGGGGATCCTTTTTGGATTATAAAAGAGAAGACCCGGAGCAAGAAGGAGGATGGCAGAGCTCGAGCACGAGCTCCCTCCTCTTGTATTCTCTGGTTCATACACAACCATAAAATATACGGACAAGCAGGATGTAGGGCTATTATCACTGCcggagaaaggcacatcagtgccggtcacagagagctttagtgccggtccctgtgactggcactaaatggccggcactaacgtgacactcgttagtgccggctatactgaccggcactaaagggctagtgttagtgccggtccgtaattccagccggcactaacgtttCAAACAATTGTTCAGCATGCTGCATTGCTGCTAGAAACCATTGTTCAGCATGCTGCATTGCTGCTAGCTTCCTAGTCATTGCAAGTCTCAGCACTTAGCAACTTTTCAAATAAAAATTACATGAGAATGGCAGGAGACAGTATAATTTTATCAAAACTTAGCAGACCAGACATGGAAATAAGTACAGAAGCATCACTATCAAGTAAAAAAAATGTACATTATGTCAGAGATGCACTTGGAAACAAAACACAAAAGGATGAGAGAAGATTCGTGGTCCCACCTGCTTGCAAGAAACCCCTTTAAGTGCTTCTACTTGCGTTGGTCGAAATATCGTCCTCCAAATTAACCAGATGCTTTTGCAATTAGTCAGGGCAAGACTAAGAAGCAGGGTATCACGTAACTCAAAACATTGTTGATGTGCAATTAACCAGATGCTTTTGCAAGTTGATGTGCTCACCTCGAATCCGTTTTTGCgatcggagggcgaggaggaggtccggagggaggggtcgacggtgggggccggagcttcgggcggcggcaacaatggggcgcgaggacgcggagcaatggcgcgaggacctcgaggcggcaggggcagccgggcgaccgggctgcgcggaacgggccgcgcgcgaggacgacgaggtgcgccgcggccggagcttcgggcggcggcagcaatggggcgcgaggacgcggagcagtggcgcgaggactcCGAGGCgacaggggcagccgggcggcccggctgcccctgccgccgggcggccgggctgcgcggaaggggccgcgcgcgaggacgacgacgtgcgcggcggccggagcttcaggcggcggcagcaataGCGCGAGGACGTTGGGGCGGTAGGTAAGTTGGGGCGACGTCGTCGATCTGAATGGGCGAAGGGGCTAAtttgttggggggatggcgcggttagtgccggctcgtgTTACCAGCCGACACTAACGCGCCCACGTGACGTCAGatggacaagttagtgccggctggtaacaccagccggcactaacgtgtaccATCCGTGCGGGAattggcacgttagtgccggctggtatttctagccgggactaacgtgcccgccttacactgttgaggcacgttagtgccggctcgttcTTGACCGGCGCTAACGTGCTGGTACCGATAgaccgttttctagtagtgtGTCCTTCGGCAGGCCTGAACCTAGGTAAAATCTCTCTGCGCTACCATCCGTGCTATCCAAGGAGATCAGCGTGTTTAGCCCTTGGTTGAATCTCTAAACGAGGGTTCCACGAATTTCTGCTCGCGATACTCAGCCACCGATAGTTTGTGCGCCAGATAGGGGGCTGTGGGGTTGTTTCTTCTTTCCTAGTATCTCCGGTGAGCTCAACTGCGCCGCATCCCGGCGAAGCAAAGAGAGGCCTTGGGCCCGACGAGCATCCGACCCGCAAGCAAGCCTGCAGTGTCGCGATCTCAACGTTTTTCAGTCCCCATCGATCACATGTTTTGGCGGAAGAACAGCTTGCCGCTCATACCAGTGAGGTGTTGTTTATTTGCCTCTTCCTTCATTTTTATGTGGCTCGTGTTTTTTCCTCGTACGCCGAGCTACATGTGCGTACTGCTTGGTACGAGCGCTCTCACATACATGCCGGTGCTCATCACCAAAGCCTTAATTTCCTTAATCGCAATGCTTTTCCTGGATGGTCTAACCCATGCTGAGGTATTGTTAGTAGCGTGAAAGGGCATGCAAGAGTTAGGCGGCCAGTGCTTCCTATGGCTAGTTGCTGGTGGAGCTAAGTAGCTAATTCATGCACGCTTTAAGTGCTACTTACTGGTGGAGCTAATTCATGCACTTTTTAAGTGCTAGCGTGACAGATGCACGTCGGGCTGCATGTCTGGTTGCTTTTTCCTCTTGTCGTTTCTTTTGCAGGAGTGTCACGCCTGCTGTAGGTTGCTAGCCCGCCCGTCGGATTGCTCTTACGCAACCCCCGTGCTGCTCCTGGGAGCGTCCGACGCAGTTGCCTGTCGCCACTGCGGCCCCCGCGACGCGAGTTAGCGCGGCTCCCAGGATATAAGCGGCGGCCGCGCCAGGCCATGGCGACCCCGGATCCCCGAGCGTGCATCCCTATCGCTTCCGAAGTGCGAACTGCTGATGCTCCCGAAGGTGTACTACAGCTGCTCCCGAGCGCCCTCCCACGTTGCTCATGTGTATATGGGGTTTTTGTCCGTAGGACACTGACAAAACGTGGTTTAGTGGTTTAGTCCACGGCACACTTCAGTCGTCGAATATGTTTGATGGACATTGCGATTTTGTAATTTTATCTACGGCCCTGTTTAGTTCCCAGcgcaaaaacgcaaaaaagccgtaaacgTAAAGATgtcaaaggaatcttgctaatttgaagtactaaatgaagtctgtttataaaactttttgcatggatgggctgtaaatcgcgagacgaatctaatgagcctacttaatccatgttttgcaacagtgatgctacagtaaccatccgctaattattgcttaatcatggattaattagcatcattagattcgtctcgcgatttacaacccatccatgcaaaaagttttctaaatagatttcatttagtacttcaaattggtaagaaTCCTTTGCGCAAAATTTTTTTCACTTTACGGCCGCCGAACTAAACAGGTCCTACAAGACACTAcaccaaataaaatatttattTGGAAAATAGACGATGTGTTAAAAGACTTTATTGCCCAtggctttcttcttcctctaagCTGGAGGACTGATATAGCTGAGCGCTCTCGCTACCCTCTGCgttgctggctgctgctcaGCTTGGATATGGAGCACCGCGAGCTGGTCTCCTCCGTTGGTCCTCTCCAAGCTGATTTCCTCCATTTGAGGCCTCTCTTTCTTCTTTGAATGGCTAACCTC
Protein-coding sequences here:
- the LOC112893900 gene encoding putative methyltransferase DDB_G0268948 — encoded protein: MANLFLKQAKQYVATRPSYPPELFDFIACKTPRRDLAWDVGTGNGQAAASLAKLYKAVVGTDTSAQQLAYAPPLPNVRYVHTPADLPLAGIHDAVAAPCSVDLITVAQAFHWLDLPNFYAQARSVLRPGRGVLAAWCYTEPRVGAAVDAVFWRLYHGSEPHWAPNRRMVDDEYRGADFPFDPVDGEAHTGPFEFSTERRMDLEDYLMYITSWSAYQTAKDRGVELLDEATVHELEAAWGGDAKEVKTVTYPIFLRIGKVRAQE